The following coding sequences are from one Capsicum annuum cultivar UCD-10X-F1 chromosome 3, UCD10Xv1.1, whole genome shotgun sequence window:
- the LOC107862363 gene encoding serine protease SPPA, chloroplastic isoform X2, with amino-acid sequence MKAAYDPRISGVYLHIEPLGCGWGKVEEIRRHILDFRKSGKFIVGYAPACGEKEYYIGCACQELYAPPSAYFALYGLTVQASFLGGVFEKVGIEPQVQRIGKYKSAGDQLMRKSISDENREMLTALLDNIYGNWLEKVALTKGKKKEDIEQFVNDGVYQVERLKEESWITDIKYDDEVMSMLKERLGIPEDKKLPEVDYRKYSKVRRWTLGLAGYKDQIAVIRASGGISRTRSPFSSPSSGIIAEKLIEKIRSVRESKRYKAVVLRIDSPGGDALASDLMWREIRLLAESKPVIASMADVAASGGYYMAMAAQAIVAENLTLTGSIGVVTGKFNLGNLYEKIGFNKETISRGKYAELTAAEQRPFRPEEAELFAKSAQHAYTQFRNKAALSRSMTVHKMEEVAQGRVWSGKDALSRGLVDAVGGLSRAVAIAKQKANIPQERQVSVVELSRPSASLPEVLSGIGSSLIGADRTLKELLNDVASSDGIQARMDGVMFEKLGGAAYTNPLFMLIKDCLSSF; translated from the exons ATGAAGGCCGCTTATGATCCTCGAATTTCTGGTGTGTATCTCCACATTGAACCTTTAGGTTGTGGTTGGGGCAAAGTTGAAGAAATTCGGAGGCATATACTGGACTTCAGGAAATCAG GTAAATTCATAGTTGGCTATGCACCAGCTTGTGGTGAAAAAGAGTACTACATTGGCTGCGCGTGTCAAGAACTTTATGCCCCTCCAAGTGCTTACTTTGCATTGTATGGTTTAACAGTTCAAGCATCATTTTTGGGAG GTGTCTTTGAGAAAGTTGGAATTGAGCCTCAAGTGCAAAGAATTGGTAAATACAAGAGTGCTGGAGATCAACTAATGCGTAAAAGTATATCTGATGAAAATCGGGAGATGCTAACTGCATTACTGGATAATATCTATGGAAATTGGCTCGAAAAAGTTGCTCTCACTAAAG GGAAGAAAAAAGAAGACATTGAACAGTTCGTTAATGATGGAGTTTACCAAGTTGAAAGGCTAAAGGAAGAGAGCTGGATAACGGATATAAAGTACGATGATGAG GTAATGTCAATGTTGAAAGAGCGTTTGGGAATTCCGGAGGATAAAAAGCTCCCTGAAGTTGATTACAg AAAATATTCAAAAGTCAGGAGATGGACTCTCGGTCTAGCAGGCTATAAAGACCAGATAGCTGTTATTCGAGCCTCTGGGGGTATTAGTCGCACACGCAGTCCCTTTAGTTCACCTAGTTCAGGAATAATAGCAGAGAAGTTGATTGAGAAAATTCGTAGTGTACGAG AGTCGAAAAGGTACAAAGCTGTTGTGCTTCGAATTGATAGTCCTGGAGGTGATGCTCTTGCTTCTGATTT AATGTGGAGAGAAATCCGACTGCTGGCAGAATCTAAACCTGTTATTGCATCTATGGCTGATGTGGCAGCCAGTGGAGGATATTATATGGCAATGGCTGCACAAGCTATTGTGGCAGAGAACCTTACATTGACAGGCTCAATAGGTGTCGTGACAG GAAAATTCAACTTGggaaatttatatgaaaaaattgGCTTCAATAAGGAAACAATATCAAGGGGAAAATATGCAGAACTTACTGCAGCTGAACAGCGACCATTCAG GCCTGAGGAAGCAGAACTTTTTGCCAAATCTGCACAGCATGCATATACCCAATTCCGAAACAAGGCTGCCCTTTCAAGATCAATGACG GTGCATAAAATGGAGGAGGTTGCACAAGGGAGAGTCTGGTCTGGAAAAGATGCTCTCTCACGAGGTCTAGTTGATGCTGTCGGTGGTCTCTCTCGTGCTGTAGCAATTGCAAAACAGAAGGCCAATATACCTCAGGAAAGACAG GTTTCTGTTGTTGAGCTGTCAAGGCCATCCGCGTCCTTACCGGAAGTTTTAAGCGGCATTGGAAGCTCCTTAATCGGAGCTGATAGAACTTTAAAAGAGTTGCTAAATGATGTGGCATCATCTGATGGAATCCAAGCCCGTATGGACGGGGTCATGTTTGAGAAATTAGGAGGAGCTGCTTACACCAATCCCTTGTTTATGTTGATAAAAGATTGCCTTAGTTCCTTCTAA
- the LOC107862363 gene encoding serine protease SPPA, chloroplastic isoform X1, whose product MAKLLSTPRLTSIHFRTVTSTLSNHSSPPIHSSPTLPPFPLHSNTSSFALYAPPPPVNNLRIHRSFPVSAFDTKNDDVSSSSKDETKDEPNVAEINGDDSATKEDQYPSGEFEFEEYGAWKSLIVKFKMLFAFPWERVRKGSVLTMKLRGQISDQLQSRFSSGLSLPQICENLMKAAYDPRISGVYLHIEPLGCGWGKVEEIRRHILDFRKSGKFIVGYAPACGEKEYYIGCACQELYAPPSAYFALYGLTVQASFLGGVFEKVGIEPQVQRIGKYKSAGDQLMRKSISDENREMLTALLDNIYGNWLEKVALTKGKKKEDIEQFVNDGVYQVERLKEESWITDIKYDDEVMSMLKERLGIPEDKKLPEVDYRKYSKVRRWTLGLAGYKDQIAVIRASGGISRTRSPFSSPSSGIIAEKLIEKIRSVRESKRYKAVVLRIDSPGGDALASDLMWREIRLLAESKPVIASMADVAASGGYYMAMAAQAIVAENLTLTGSIGVVTGKFNLGNLYEKIGFNKETISRGKYAELTAAEQRPFRPEEAELFAKSAQHAYTQFRNKAALSRSMTVHKMEEVAQGRVWSGKDALSRGLVDAVGGLSRAVAIAKQKANIPQERQVSVVELSRPSASLPEVLSGIGSSLIGADRTLKELLNDVASSDGIQARMDGVMFEKLGGAAYTNPLFMLIKDCLSSF is encoded by the exons ATGGCGAAGCTTTTATCCACACCTCGTCTAACCTCCATTCACTTCCGCACAGTTACTTCCACTCTCTCCAACCATTCTTCTCCTCCAATTCACTCTTCTCCCACTCTTCCCCCCTTCCCTCTTCACTCCAATACCTCTTCCTTTGCCCTCTACGCTCCTCCTCCTCCTGTCAACAATCTTCGCATTCATCGGAGTTTCCCCGTTTCAGCATTCGACACGAAGAACGACGACGTATCTTCGTCTTCCAAAGATGAGACTAAGGATGAGCCTAATGTTGCTGAAATCAACGGCGATGATAGTGCTACCAAAGAGGATCAGTATCCGAGTGGAGAATTTGAATTTGAGGAGTACGGTGCTTGGAAGAGCTTAATTGTGAAGTTCAAAATGCTCTTTGCCTTTCCTTGGGAGCGAGTCCGTAAGGGCAGTGTTCTCACCATGAAATTGCGCGGCCAG ATATCTGATCAGTTACAGAGCCGTTTCTCTTCAGGATTATCGCTACCTCAAATTTGTGAGAACTTAATGAAGGCCGCTTATGATCCTCGAATTTCTGGTGTGTATCTCCACATTGAACCTTTAGGTTGTGGTTGGGGCAAAGTTGAAGAAATTCGGAGGCATATACTGGACTTCAGGAAATCAG GTAAATTCATAGTTGGCTATGCACCAGCTTGTGGTGAAAAAGAGTACTACATTGGCTGCGCGTGTCAAGAACTTTATGCCCCTCCAAGTGCTTACTTTGCATTGTATGGTTTAACAGTTCAAGCATCATTTTTGGGAG GTGTCTTTGAGAAAGTTGGAATTGAGCCTCAAGTGCAAAGAATTGGTAAATACAAGAGTGCTGGAGATCAACTAATGCGTAAAAGTATATCTGATGAAAATCGGGAGATGCTAACTGCATTACTGGATAATATCTATGGAAATTGGCTCGAAAAAGTTGCTCTCACTAAAG GGAAGAAAAAAGAAGACATTGAACAGTTCGTTAATGATGGAGTTTACCAAGTTGAAAGGCTAAAGGAAGAGAGCTGGATAACGGATATAAAGTACGATGATGAG GTAATGTCAATGTTGAAAGAGCGTTTGGGAATTCCGGAGGATAAAAAGCTCCCTGAAGTTGATTACAg AAAATATTCAAAAGTCAGGAGATGGACTCTCGGTCTAGCAGGCTATAAAGACCAGATAGCTGTTATTCGAGCCTCTGGGGGTATTAGTCGCACACGCAGTCCCTTTAGTTCACCTAGTTCAGGAATAATAGCAGAGAAGTTGATTGAGAAAATTCGTAGTGTACGAG AGTCGAAAAGGTACAAAGCTGTTGTGCTTCGAATTGATAGTCCTGGAGGTGATGCTCTTGCTTCTGATTT AATGTGGAGAGAAATCCGACTGCTGGCAGAATCTAAACCTGTTATTGCATCTATGGCTGATGTGGCAGCCAGTGGAGGATATTATATGGCAATGGCTGCACAAGCTATTGTGGCAGAGAACCTTACATTGACAGGCTCAATAGGTGTCGTGACAG GAAAATTCAACTTGggaaatttatatgaaaaaattgGCTTCAATAAGGAAACAATATCAAGGGGAAAATATGCAGAACTTACTGCAGCTGAACAGCGACCATTCAG GCCTGAGGAAGCAGAACTTTTTGCCAAATCTGCACAGCATGCATATACCCAATTCCGAAACAAGGCTGCCCTTTCAAGATCAATGACG GTGCATAAAATGGAGGAGGTTGCACAAGGGAGAGTCTGGTCTGGAAAAGATGCTCTCTCACGAGGTCTAGTTGATGCTGTCGGTGGTCTCTCTCGTGCTGTAGCAATTGCAAAACAGAAGGCCAATATACCTCAGGAAAGACAG GTTTCTGTTGTTGAGCTGTCAAGGCCATCCGCGTCCTTACCGGAAGTTTTAAGCGGCATTGGAAGCTCCTTAATCGGAGCTGATAGAACTTTAAAAGAGTTGCTAAATGATGTGGCATCATCTGATGGAATCCAAGCCCGTATGGACGGGGTCATGTTTGAGAAATTAGGAGGAGCTGCTTACACCAATCCCTTGTTTATGTTGATAAAAGATTGCCTTAGTTCCTTCTAA
- the LOC107865927 gene encoding protein SOB FIVE-LIKE 3 → MDPKSQDEECHSSESGWTMYIGSPSNGEEDKMNCEDDFDEVDDDVGRGRRKNTDDDDNNDTDDSMASDASSGPSHHITRNANKNPIPKEKGNGKSGSNNKASMKKGSLKNQDKGGYSVFSAKGAKVPSNGEKVKKSIWKGKGK, encoded by the coding sequence ATGGACCCTAAGTCCCAGGATGAAGAGTGTCACAGTAGTGAATCTGGATGGACAATGTACATTGGCTCACCTTCGAATGGTGAAGAAGATAAGATGAATTGCGAAGACGATTTTGATGAAGTTGATGATGATGTAGGACGTGGTCGTCGCAAGAATACTGacgatgatgataataatgatactGATGACTCTATGGCTTCTGATGCATCTTCTGGTCCAAGTCATCACATTACTAGAAATGCAAATAAGAATCCAATTCCAAAGGAAAAGGGTAATGGAAAAAGTGGTTCTAACAACAAAGCTAGCATGAAGAAAGGTAGTCTTAAGAATCAAGACAAGGGAGGGTACTCTGTTTTTTCAGCAAAAGGTGCTAAAGTTCCATCCAATGGTGAAAAGGTAAAGAAAAGTATTTGGAAGGGCAAAGGAAAATAA